A genomic window from Chrysoperla carnea chromosome 3, inChrCarn1.1, whole genome shotgun sequence includes:
- the LOC123295284 gene encoding gamma-aminobutyric acid receptor-associated protein-like translates to MNFIYKEENSFEKRKAEGEKIRRKYPDRVPVIVEKAPKTHIGDLDKRKYLVPSDLTVGQFYFLIRKRIHLRPEDALFFFVNNLIPPTSTTMGTLYSDHHEEDFFLYVAYSDENVYGFF, encoded by the coding sequence atgaattttatatataaagaagaAAATAGTTTTGAGAAACGAAAAGCAGAAGGTGAAAAAATACGACGAAAATATCCAGATCGAGTGCCGGTTATTGTTGAGAAAGCACCAAAAACACATATTGGTGATCTAGATAAACGAAAGTATTTGGTGCCATCGGATTTAACGGTTggccaattttattttttgataagaaagcGTATACATTTAAGACCCGAAGATGCGttattcttttttgtaaataatttgatacCACCAACGTCTACTACAATGGGCACTCTTTACAGTGATCATCATGAAGAGGATTTCTTTTTGTATGTGGCATATTCTGACGAAAATgtttatggatttttttaa